A stretch of DNA from Roseovarius faecimaris:
CCATTCATTTCTGCTTGGCGATACGTCCATTCACGAGATGCTGATCATGGCATTCCTGTTTGTTACCGCTCCTATTTCCGCGCATTTCATCGCAAAGGTCAGTATCCATCAGCGCAGTTGCCAAACACCGCCGCCGCCGACGAACGACAGCACCTGGTCGACTCTGAGTGCGCCTGACAAGGGCGATCAGGCCTGACGCATCGGGTGAGGACGTCTCGACCTCCTTTCCTGTCACAGGGTCTTGAGGGTTTATGCAGGCAAGAAAGCCCGTTCTCTGACAGAGGGCCGTATGCCACCCCAGGGCCTCTTTGCACCTCGCGGCACGAATGTCCGTGGCATGGGCCAGCGCAGGGGGCAGCCCGGCGGCCCGGTTTACCTCCGGATTGAAAGATAGCCGGAAGGGCTGGTTGGCTAAGACGGCGCAAGGCTGGAAGAGATGTCACTCATCATGACATGCCCTTGCGCGGGGCCAATATGTTCAGGGGCTATTGGCGGGTGCGGGAAAACAGCCCGCGAACCGAACGCAGACGTCGGCGTCTTCATTGGGGATCCGGTGCGGAGC
This window harbors:
- the mnhG gene encoding monovalent cation/H(+) antiporter subunit G — encoded protein: MSLQIIGTYAAALSLLVGSGFILVGVIGLLKFNDPMTRLHAPTKVGTLGIGMLLLAGMIHSFLLGDTSIHEMLIMAFLFVTAPISAHFIAKVSIHQRSCQTPPPPTNDSTWSTLSAPDKGDQA